One genomic window of Clostridium taeniosporum includes the following:
- the aroF gene encoding 3-deoxy-7-phosphoheptulonate synthase, whose translation MIIIMKPKASEEEIGKVKSFVESKGLETHISQGSTYYIIGIVGDTAVIDPKKLQVLKGVDRVMKVQEPFKKANRIFKPNDTIIDINGSIVGGGKLGIMAGPCSVESEEQIVEVAKRVKASGANFLRGGAFKPRTSPYSFQGLELEGLKLLKTAKQETGLPIVTEIMSTDYIDTFVDEVDVIQIGARNMQNFDLLKQIGKTKKPILLKRGLSATIEEWLMSAEYIMAGGNDNIILCERGIRTFETITRNTLDLQAIPVIKRLSHLPIIIDPSHAGGYAYLVEPMAKAAVIAGADGLMIEVHNDPENALSDGQQSLTPDQFDGVMKKVKAIAKIEGKEI comes from the coding sequence TCTCAAGGAAGTACTTATTACATTATAGGTATTGTGGGAGATACAGCTGTAATTGATCCTAAAAAATTGCAAGTACTTAAGGGTGTAGACAGAGTAATGAAGGTGCAAGAACCTTTTAAAAAAGCAAATAGAATTTTCAAACCAAATGATACAATAATAGATATAAATGGTTCAATAGTTGGGGGGGGAAAACTTGGAATAATGGCTGGACCTTGTTCTGTTGAATCAGAAGAACAAATAGTAGAAGTAGCTAAAAGAGTTAAAGCATCAGGCGCTAACTTTTTAAGAGGTGGTGCATTCAAGCCAAGAACATCACCTTATAGTTTCCAAGGACTAGAGCTTGAAGGATTAAAATTATTAAAAACAGCTAAGCAAGAAACAGGACTTCCAATAGTAACTGAGATTATGTCAACTGATTACATTGATACATTTGTAGACGAAGTAGATGTAATTCAAATTGGAGCTAGGAATATGCAGAATTTTGATTTATTAAAACAAATTGGTAAAACTAAAAAGCCTATTTTATTAAAAAGAGGTTTATCAGCAACAATCGAAGAATGGTTAATGTCAGCAGAGTATATAATGGCAGGTGGTAATGACAATATAATACTATGTGAGAGAGGTATTAGAACATTTGAGACAATAACTAGAAATACTTTAGATTTGCAAGCAATACCTGTTATAAAAAGACTATCCCATTTACCTATAATTATAGATCCAAGTCATGCAGGAGGATATGCATATTTAGTTGAACCAATGGCAAAGGCAGCAGTAATTGCAGGTGCTGATGGTTTAATGATAGAAGTTCATAATGATCCAGAAAATGCTTTAAGTGATGGACAACAATCACTTACTCCAGATCAATTTGATGGAGTTATGAAGAAAGTTAAAGCAATAGCAAAAATAGAAGGAAAAGAAATTTAA